One Silene latifolia isolate original U9 population chromosome 4, ASM4854445v1, whole genome shotgun sequence DNA segment encodes these proteins:
- the LOC141653910 gene encoding transcription repressor OFP16-like, with translation MPEAPVTPDLTAAYASRRFFISSPGRSNSIVDSQSTTSSPEEDTDTPPAMAGGVAVETYSPDPYVDFRRSMQEMVEAREVAREGVREAWEYLQELLLSYLSLNPKGTHKYIVRAFADLVVSSMSPIINHNINNCSDNNSAYVQLFNHAI, from the coding sequence ATGCCAGAGGCCCCAGTGACCCCGGACCTCACAGCTGCCTATGCCTCCCGCCGGTTTTTCATTTCCTCCCCTGGCAGGTCAAATTCCATAGTTGACTCCCAGTCAACCACGTCATCGCCAGAGGAGGACACTGACACCCCACCAGCAATGGCTGGTGGGGTGGCAGTGGAGACTTACTCACCTGACCCTTACGTGGACTTCCGGCGGTCCATGCAAGAGATGGTGGAGGCGCGTGAGGTGGCGCGTGAAGGTGTACGTGAAGCGTGGGAGTATTTACAAGAGTTGTTGTTGAGTTATCTGTCATTGAATCCAAAGGGAACACATAAGTACATTGTTAGAGCTTTTGCTGATCTGGTTGTTAGTAGTATGTCCCCTATTAttaatcataatattaataattgtAGTGACAATAATAGTGCGTACGTTCAACTTTTTAATCATGCAATTTAA
- the LOC141652566 gene encoding uncharacterized protein LOC141652566, protein MRLRSSIGKKDDCLVDLSDKGSNVKRVNIPDLNLNDETDAFSIEEGGGGGGGECCEVSKSEGEANGLVCNGKEVEDEEQDVGPLSKDVGILEKVSDVSGNGKELGVEKSSDGVGLSDEGSRLTSKAMEEGGDGGKGSGKDQQKLVDQVEAEEGDLNDGVGQIDDKSGFSLNLSVSMSEDKKAPEVCDADLDLSLKCSSGVAKDSYDKRSDIEGSKQKSDEGSPGDKIKGETKEGTFRLLGKVLRSRILPPKELGEEAGVGNTRASPSKRKKESDSLGEVIVTVKDGGEAGVGNTRAASSYKRKIESDSPGKVIVTVKNGGEAGVGNTRASSNKRKIESDSPGEVIVTVKDGGEAGVGNTRASSNKRKIKSDSPGEVLVTVKDRGGKAACLSQMRCSKGRFMSSGGQSNGEVVQPNNLASESENDNANDMSPRTLGIKRKRGRPRKSADHPKELAAHTHQVLAVSKMVDKDKGDKSTPNTKKDRREKHKSIICSKEDDKVLCKGADEAGKVSKKSFESSIRTRKSERSKRVVDYCEKEEVQRKKFSVCKVDYEPEEEDKGLSIMNDASSNKKGKRGRPKKQKDSETDGVSSAKGTSSNKKMRPGRPKLRGADTPLKSENNSSAKHERGETSGSLAAETRNETLKIENNSAVKSKRGDIPGSLAFEKNAIRNQIVDMLLRAGWTVEHRPRNGREYHDAVYINPKGRTHWSVTKAYFKLQQECEEGKADSTAANSNFSFTPLPEEVLGRLFRVVSKTRSDKNKRKKHNDSSDEDRDKCGSKSGGKKKNKTLKSKSSVKDGNQSRRRCVLVARRSKGLTASDQAISYSGKHSLLAWLIDSGTVSLGGKVRYMDCHKTKTMLEGSLTRDGIHCPCCKEVISVFEFEKHAGSTLGQPYENLCLENGQSLIQCQLDSWNKQDAAILNGFHTVIVDDDDPNDDTCAVCGDGGDLMCCDGCPSTFHHDCLTIEEIPSGEWRCTFCSCKFCGEVGNQVTDDCNTASSSLATCCLCEEKYHLSCTDENDLVLMASGKATFCEKICEQIYKQLQTLVGTKSDLGDGFSWTLLQRVDVKAAVDSLESQKIENNSKLAVALSVMDECFVPIIDHRSHVNLIRNVLYNSGSNLMRINFSGFFTIVLEKGDEVISAASIRIHGKQLAEMPFIGTRNIYRRQGMCRRLLTAIELALGSLGIENLVIPAIPELLETWTSVFGFQPLKEHIKEEMRSRNMLVFAHTDMLQKPLLKQKLLNEGISTIENNTNNTNSCTEQLDNGVAKSEVDDCLNVPFDLNVVAPGIPESSSDGRPADCDTENCGPEVKSGMDVEELDDANIAEGQPTPMDINDERVENASSNTTLNPDLHINGNIVSGHGDIHEPESIPFVEMKAGSNSELHEPSIPCSHSATGVSSNGSLLTVAQISSESSSNTGSDGGDSSTVGFSQGSGVPKVGSNEDIDAHT, encoded by the exons GTTTCTgatgtgagtggaaatgggaaggAGTTGGGAGTGGAGAAGTCGAGTGATGGTGTGGGTTTATCTGATGAGGGTTCACGATTGACTTCAAAAGCTATGGAGGAAGGTGGTGATGGTGGCAAGGGTTCGGGGAAAGATCAGCAAAAGCTGGTTGATCAAGTTGAGGCGGAGGAGGGTGATTTGAATGATGGCGTTGGTCAGATTGATGATAAATCGGGATTTTCTTTAAACCTTTCTGTTagtatgagtgaggacaaaaaaGCACCTGAAGTGTGTGATGCTGACTTGGATTTGTCCCTGAAATGTAGTTCCGGTGTAGCAAAAGATTCTTATGATAAAAGAAGTGACATTGAGGGTTCTAAACAAAAGTCTGATGAAGGCAGTCCGGGTGATAAGATAAAAGGTGAGACTAAGGAAGGAACATTCCGACTTTTAGGTAAAGTTTTGAGATCTAGGATTCTGCCACCTAAAGAGCTTGGAGAGGAAGCTGGTGTTGGGAATACCAGAGCATCACCCAGTAAAAGGAAGAAAGAGTCTGATAGTCTCGGAGAAGTTATAGTTACAGTGAAGGACGGGGGTGAAGCTGGTGTTGGGAATACTAGAGCAGCATCATCCTATAAAAGGAAGATAGAGTCTGATAGTCCCGGAAAAGTTATAGTTACAGTGAAGAATGGGGGTGAAGCTGGTGTTGGGAATACTAGAGCATCATCCAATAAAAGGAAGATAGAGTCTGATAGTCCCGGAGAAGTTATAGTTACAGTGAAGGACGGGGGTGAAGCTGGTGTTGGGAATACTAGAGCATCATCCAATAAAAGGAAGATAAAGTCTGATAGTCCCGGAGAAGTTTTAGTTACAGTGAAGGATCGGGGTGGCAAAGCTGCCTGTCTTTCACAAATGCGTtgtagtaagggaaggttcatgAGCTCAGGTGGTCAGTCAAATGGTGAGGTAGTTCAGCCGAACAATCTCGCAAGTGAGTCCGAAAATGATAATGCTAATGATATGTCACCTAGAACTCTGGGAATTAAGAGGAAGCGCGGAAGACCCAGAAAGTCAGCAGATCATCCTAAAGAACTGGCGGCGCACACCCATCAAGTGCTTGCTGTTTCTAAAATGGTAGATAAAGACAAGGGTGATAAATCAACACCAAATACGAAAAAGGACAGACGGGAGAAGCATAAATCAATTATATGCTCGAAAGAGGATGATAAAGTCCTTTGCAAAGGTGCAGACGAAGCAGGAAAAGTCAGCAAGAAGTCATTTGAAAGTTCTATACGGACTCGCAAAAGTGAAAGGTCCAAGAGAGTTGTTGATTACTGTGAAAAGGAAGAAGTTCAAAGGAAGAAGTTCTCAGTCTGTAAAGTTGATTATGAACCTGAAGAAGAAGATAAAGGTCTAAGCATTATGAATGATGCAAGTTCAAATAAGAAGGGGAAACGCGGAAGACCTAAGAAGCAAAAGGATTCTGAAACTGATGGAGTGTCAAGCGCGAAGGGAACATCTTCCAATAAGAAGATGAGACCTGGTAGGCCCAAATTGCGCGGAGCTGATACTCCTTTGAAAAGTGAAAATAATTCGTCAGCCAAACATGAGAGGGGTGAAACTTCCGGGTCTCTTGCAGCTGAAACAAGAAATGAAacattgaaaattgaaaataattCGGCTGTCAAATCTAAAAGGGGTGACATTCCTGGGTCTCTTGCATTCGAAAAGAATGCTATAAGAAATCAAATTGTCGATATGCTTCTACGAGCAGGCTGGACTGTTGAACACAGACCCAGAAATGGGAGAGAGTATCATGATGCTGTATATATTAACCCCAAAGGAAGGACTCACTGGTCTGTCACGAAGGCTTACTTTAAACTTCAACAGGAATGCGAGGAGGGTAAAGCCGATTCTACTGCTGCTAACTCTAACTTTTCCTTTACTCCATTACCAGAAGAGGTATTAGGCAGACTATTTAGAGTTGTATCCAAGACTAGATCAGACAAGAACAAGAGAAAGAAGCATAATGATTCTTCTGATGAAGATAGGGATAAATGTGGAAGCAAGtcaggaggaaagaaaaaaaataagacTTTGAAAAGCAAGTCTTCTGTTAAGGACGGAAACCAAAGTAGAAGACGGTGTGTCTTGGTAGCTCGCAGGTCTAAGGGGTTGACAGCAAGCGATCAAGCCATATCATATTCAGGGAAGCACAGTCTACTTGCTTGGCTGATTGATTCAGGTACAGTCAGTCTTGGTGGTAAAGTGCGATACATGGACTGCCATAAAACTAAGACCATGCTGGAGGGTAGCCTTACCAGAGATGGTATCCATTGTCCTTGTTGTAAGGAAGTTATTTCAGTGTTTGAATTTGAGAAGCACGCTGGGAGTACACTTGGTCAGCCCTATGAAAATTTGTGTCTAGAAAATGGACAGTCTCTAATACAGTGCCAGCTGGACTCCTGGAATAAACAAGATGCCGCCATTCTTAATGGATTTCATACTGTAATTGTTGACGATGATGATCCAAATGACGATACTTGTGCAGTCTGTGGAGATGGTGGAGATTTGATGTGTTGTGATGGCTGCCCATCAACATTTCATCATGACTGTTTGACTATAGAG GAGATTCCCTCGGGTGAATGGCGTTGTACTTTCTGTTCTTGCAAATTTTGCGGGGAAGTTGGAAATCAAGTGACTGATGATTGCAATACAGCTTCCTCATCATTGGCCACTTGCTGTTTATGCGAGGAGAAAT ATCACCTATCATGTACCGATGAGAATGATCTTGTCCTCATGGCATCTGGAAAGGCAACCTTCTGTGAGAAAATCTGTGAACAG ATATATAAGCAATTACAAACACTTGTTGGGACAAAAAGTGATTTGGGAGATGGTTTTTCGTGGACCCTACTTCAGCGCGTTGACGTTAAAGCAGCAGTTGATTCCTTAGAATCTCAGAAGATTGAAAATAATTCTAAATTGGCAGTTGCACTGTCTGTTATGGATGAGTGCTTTGTGCCTATCATTGATCATAGAAGTCACGTAAATTTGATACGGAATGTTCTCTATAACTCTGG GTCCAATCTGATGCGGATAAACTTCAGTGGTTTTTTTACTATTGTATTGGAGAAAGGAGATGAAGTAATATCTGCAGCATCCATCAG AATCCATGGGAAGCAGCTCGCAGAGATGCCATTCATCGGGACACGGAATATATATAGGCGCCAAGGAATGTGCAGAAGGCTTCTCACTGCAATTGAGCTG GCTCTCGGATCCCTTGGCATTGAGAATTTGGTCATTCCTGCTATTCCTGAACTCCTGGAGACATGGACTTCGGTATTTGGTTTCCAGCCTCTTAAAGAACATATCAAGGAAGAAATGAGATCCAGGAATATGTTAGTGTTTGCTCATACAGATATGCTTCAGAAGCCACTTTTGAAGCAAAAGTTGCTTAATGAAGGCATATCCACAATAG AGAACAACACAAATAATACCAATTCTTGCACTGAGCAACTCGATAATGGAGTGGCAAAATCTGAGGTTGATGATTGCTTAAATGTTCCATTCGATTTAAATGTTGTCGCTCCCGGCATTCCGGAGTCTTCATCTGATGGAAGACCTGCTGATTGTGATACTGAAAATTGCGGGCCTGAAGTGAAAAGTGGAATGGATGTCGAGGAATTGGATGATGCCAATATAGCTGAAGGCCAGCCAACACCGATGGACATTAATGATGAAAGAGTGGAAAATGCTTCTAGCAATACGACGTTGAACCCTGACTTGCATATTAATGGCAACATTGTGTCTGGGCATGGTGATATTCATGAACCAGAGTCTATTCCTTTTGTAGAGATGAAGGCTGGCTCAAATTCGGAGTTGCATGAACCAAGCATACCATGCTCACATAGTGCAACTGGTGTTTCTTCGAATGGCTCGTTGCTAACTGTAGCACAGATTTCTTCAGAGTCTTCGAGTAACACGGGCTCTGATGGGGGTGATAGCAGTACTGTTGGTTTCTCTCAAGGAAGCGGTGTTCCTAAG GTTGGTTCAAACGAGGACATTGATGCTCATACCTGA